The Mycolicibacterium flavescens genomic interval TTGGTCTCCACCCCGCCGCAGATCGCGATGTCCGCATCGCCGAGCACGATGTTGCGCCAGGCGTGCGCGATGCCTTCAGAACCCGATGCGCAGGCCGACACCGGAGTGACCACCCCGGCGCGGGCCTTTCGCTCCAACCCCACCGCGGCGGCAGCTGCATTGGGCATGTACATCTGCACCGCCAGCGGGGAAACCGCCTTGAGGCCCTTGGCGCGCATGTTGTCGTAGCTGAACACCAACTCCTCGGTGGAGCCCATGCCGGTGCCGACCGACACCATCAGCCGTTTGGGGTCGACCTCGGGGGTGCCCGCGTCTTCCCAGACCCGCCGGCTCAGAACCGTCGACATCTTCTGCAGATACGACAGCCGGCGCAGTTCCACCCGGGTCAACTCGTGGTCGAAGTCCTCGAGGAGATGCCCGCCGATGCGAACCGGCAGGTCATACTCCTCGACGAATGGGTCCTCGAGCCTGCGGATTCCGCTCTGGCCGTCCAGCAGCTTCTTCCAGGTGTCGTCCGCGCTGGTGGCCAGGGCCGTCGTCATGGCGATACCCGTGACGACGACGTTGGGGAAACCGTCCCCCGTGGAAAGTGCGGCTGACCCTGCCATTCCTGCCCGAAGATTCCTTCCGCTCAGTAGCGTCCGAAGGCCAGGGCGACATTGTGTCCACCGAAGCCGAACGAGTTGTTGATGGCGTACTGGTAGTCGCCATAACGAGGCTCGCCCGCAACCACATCGAGATCGATCTCAGGATCGGGCGTCTCGTAGTTGAGTGTCGGCGGGATGACGCCGTCACGCAGCGAGAGCACGGTCAGAGCTGACTCCAGCGCGCCGACCGCTCCGATGGAGTGGCCGAGCGCCGACTTCGGCGCGTAGACCGCGGCGTGCTCCACCCCAGCCGACCGGATCGCGTTGGCCTCGGCGACGTCACCGATGGACGTGGCCGTGGCGTGGGCGTTGACGTGCTGGATGTCCTGGGGATCCAGGCCCGCGGTCTCCATCGCACGCTTCATCGCCTGACCGGCGCGAAGCCCGTCGGACGCGGGCGCCACCATGTGGAAGGCATCGGACGTGATGCCCGCACCCATCAGGCGGGCCAGCGGCTTGGCACCACGAGCCTTGGCGTGCTCCTCGGTCTCGATGACCATGAGCGCACCGGCCTCGCCGAAGACGAACCCGTCGCGGTTCTTGTCGAACGGGCGCGAGGCGCCCTCGGGATCCTCGTTGTTGGTCGACATCGCGCGCATCATCGAGAACGCCGCGATCGGCAGCGCTTCGATTCCGCCCTCGACGCCGCCGACGACGGCGATGTCGGCGTCACCCATGACAATCTGACGCCAGCCGTGGGCGATGGCCTCCGAACCTGATGAGCAAGCCGAGACCGGGGTGATGACCCCGGCCCTCGCGCCCAACTGCAGACCGATCACCGCGGCCGCACCGTTCGGCATGATCATCTGCACCGCGAGCGGCGACACCTTGCGGGGGCCGCCCTCGTTCATCGCGTCGTAGGTCTCGACGATCTTCTCGCCGCCACCCAGGCCGGTGCCGACGACCACGGCGAAGCGATCCGGATCGACCTCGGGCGTACCCGCGGTCTCCCAGAGCTGGCCAGAGAGGAACTTGGCCATGCGCTGGACATACGACATCCGTCGCATGTCCAGTCGCGTCATGTGGTCGTCGATCGCGTCAACGAGGTGACCACCGATGCGGACCGGCAGGTCCCATTTGGTGACGAACTCATCCTCGAGGACGCGGATGCCGCTTTCTCCGGCCAGCAGCCCCTTCCACGTGCTCTCGATGTCCGCCGCGACCGACGTGGTCGCCGTGACGGCGGTCACGACGACGTTGGGGAAACCGCCGTTAGCAGTGGAAGGTCTACTCATGCCCGATCGGCTTCGATCTGCGCGCGGATGGCCGCGGCCGCTTCGGGGTTCTCTTCCTCGAGCTTCTGGATGTAGGTGACGACGTCACCGACGGTGCGAAGACCGGCGAGATCCTCGTCGGGGATCTTCACGCCGTACTTGTCCTCGGTCTGCACGGCGATCTCGACCATCGACAGCGAGTCGATGTCCAGGTCGTCGACAAAGCTCTTCTCAGGGGTGACCTCGGAAGGCTCGATGCCGGTGACCTCTTCGATGATCTCGGCGAGACCGGTGATGATTTCGTCCTGACTGGCGGGCACGGTGGCTCCTTCTATTTAGTGGTGTTACTTGTTGGGAATGACGATCGTTATGTGGTTGTGTCTGGCGCAGGCTTGCCTATGAGAGTTCGGCGAGCCCGTCCAGGTCAGCGGGGGACTTGACGGCATGCGTCGGCACCCCCCGAAGTTCTCTTTTCGCGATACCCGCGAGAGCCCCGGCCGGCGGGAACTCGACGATCGCGGTCACATCGAGCCGGCGCATCGTCTCGGTGCACAGATCCCAACGGACCGGGCGCGTCATCTGCGCCACCAGCTTGCTCATGGCGTCGGCAGCCGAATCCACCGGCTGGCCATCCGCGTTCGACAGTAGCGTCGTGTTCGGCTCTGTGCTCGTTACACCGTCCGCCGCGGCGGCATAACCGTCGAGGGCCGAGGCCATGTAGTGGGTGTGGAACGCACCGGCGGTCGCCAGCTTGCGCACCCGCGCCTTCTCCGGCGGATCCTCGACCAGCTTGTCCAGCGCGGCGATCGCACCGGCGGCGACGATCTGTCCGGCTGCGTTGCGGTTGGCCGGGACCAGGTCGAGCGCTTCGAGGCGGGCCAGCACATCGGCTTCCTCGCCGCCGAGCACGGCCGCCATGCCCGTGGGCTCGACCGCGCACGCCTTGGCCATCTCGGCACCCCGGGTGGCCGCTAGCTTGACTGCGTCGTCGGCGGAGATGACGCCGGCGATTGCGTAAGCGGCGATCTCGCCGACGGAGTGGCCGGCCACCACGGTCTTCTTGCCGGCGATTGAACCGCGACGGGTTAGTTCCTCATGGGCCAGCAGCGTCGCCGCGACGACGAGCGGCTGGGTCACCGCGGTGTCGGTGATCTCCTCTGCGGAGGCGGTGGTGCCCAAGCGGGCCAAGTCCAGCCCGCTGATCTCGGACCATCCGGCGAGCCGCTCGGCGGCACCGGGCAGCTCCAGCCATGCGGCGAGCATGCCGGCTGTCTGGGAGCCCTGTCCGGGCGCGAGAAGTGCAAGCACTCCTTAAGAGAACACTGTGAAGACGGGTTTGCGCGGTGTAAGAGATTATGAACCTCGTCTTATGTTTTTGTGGAGACTCTACAAAATCGCCTGTGATGCGACGCTACCGAAATCTGGCCGCGATCTACGGCTTGTCCAGCTGAGGGTTGAGCGGTGCTGGTCGCAGCGCTGAACGCGCCGGATTGATCATGTTTGCTGTGCTCGTCTGGTATGGCTGGCGGCCCAATCGGCCGACGGTGATCGCCACCCGCAGCACATAGGCGTCGCGCGGAAGCGTGGGATCCCGCCCGGTGAAGTCGGCGATTCGTCTCAGCCGGTACCGGACGGTATTTGGATGAACGAACAATTTGCGCGCGCAGGCCTCGATGGCCCCACCGGAGTC includes:
- the kasA gene encoding 3-oxoacyl-(acyl-carrier-protein) synthase; translation: MSRPSTANGGFPNVVVTAVTATTSVAADIESTWKGLLAGESGIRVLEDEFVTKWDLPVRIGGHLVDAIDDHMTRLDMRRMSYVQRMAKFLSGQLWETAGTPEVDPDRFAVVVGTGLGGGEKIVETYDAMNEGGPRKVSPLAVQMIMPNGAAAVIGLQLGARAGVITPVSACSSGSEAIAHGWRQIVMGDADIAVVGGVEGGIEALPIAAFSMMRAMSTNNEDPEGASRPFDKNRDGFVFGEAGALMVIETEEHAKARGAKPLARLMGAGITSDAFHMVAPASDGLRAGQAMKRAMETAGLDPQDIQHVNAHATATSIGDVAEANAIRSAGVEHAAVYAPKSALGHSIGAVGALESALTVLSLRDGVIPPTLNYETPDPEIDLDVVAGEPRYGDYQYAINNSFGFGGHNVALAFGRY
- the acpP gene encoding acyl carrier protein — encoded protein: MPASQDEIITGLAEIIEEVTGIEPSEVTPEKSFVDDLDIDSLSMVEIAVQTEDKYGVKIPDEDLAGLRTVGDVVTYIQKLEEENPEAAAAIRAQIEADRA
- the fabD gene encoding (acyl-carrier-protein) S-malonyltransferase, whose protein sequence is MLAAWLELPGAAERLAGWSEISGLDLARLGTTASAEEITDTAVTQPLVVAATLLAHEELTRRGSIAGKKTVVAGHSVGEIAAYAIAGVISADDAVKLAATRGAEMAKACAVEPTGMAAVLGGEEADVLARLEALDLVPANRNAAGQIVAAGAIAALDKLVEDPPEKARVRKLATAGAFHTHYMASALDGYAAAADGVTSTEPNTTLLSNADGQPVDSAADAMSKLVAQMTRPVRWDLCTETMRRLDVTAIVEFPPAGALAGIAKRELRGVPTHAVKSPADLDGLAELS